In Gossypium hirsutum isolate 1008001.06 chromosome D06, Gossypium_hirsutum_v2.1, whole genome shotgun sequence, one genomic interval encodes:
- the LOC107900281 gene encoding uncharacterized protein — MATYFPPKEKTNQNGKEISRGGKQQNTSTSVELVQGIRLWFLPGVEQVLLEMIPEPGETRFGLDIKRTDEGFICVGEVTKGSAADRAGLQQLLDEANLTKHLLVISRLEGKSVMPSTVGSAGFIHCCDHDEIKDALASAMEGLDIIQLHIMAWPNQTRPKTPQAITPATLRPPKSPL, encoded by the exons ATGGCAACATATTTTCCTCCAAAGGAGAAAACAAAtcaaaatggaaaggaaataagTCGAGGAGGGAAGCAACAAAACACAAGTACATCTGTAGAATTAGTGCAAGGCATAAGGCTATGGTTTCTACCTGGAGTGGAACAAGTATTGCTTGAAATGATACCTGAACCTGGAGAAACTCGGTTCGGTTTGGACATAAAACGAACCGACGAG GGTTTTATATGCGTGGGCGAAGTAACAAAGGGTTCGGCTGCCGACCGTGCTGGCTTGCAGCAACTACTTGATGAAGCCAATCTTACAAAGCATCTGCTTGTTATCTCTCGGTTAGAAGGCAAGAGTGTAATGCCTTCGACCGTTGGCTCTGCTGGGTTTATACATTGTTGTGATCACGATGAAATAAAGGACGCCCTAGCTTCGGCGATGGAAGGATTGGATATAATTCAACTTCATATCATGGCCTGGCCTAATCAAACTCGACCGAAAACCCCGCAAGCGATCACCCCTGCAACCCTCAGGCCTCCTAAGTCGCCGCTGTGA